TAGCCGTCTTCCCTGTCGCTGTTTTAAAGCGTCTGTTAAAGCTTCGGTAGCTCATATCAAACTGTTGTGCGACTGAAGCCAAAGACTCAACTGAGTTAGCATTGTTTTTTAGCCAAAATTGAATTGCTGCAATTTGTTCATCACTATACCTATCTACGGCACCTTCTAAATATCTTTGCTCTTCGTATGGTTTTCTAATTTCGTGAGAAAAGTTCTGTTGGACATGATTTGCTGCATCTTTACCATAAAACTGGCCTATTAAATGTACAATGACATCAGCTAGCGCATTGAGGCTTGCTACCGTGTAAAGTCGGTCTGACTGTGTAATGAAATAATCTGGCTTTAAGTCTACGTTAGGATAGCTTTTTGTAAATTGATTAGCATAGTGCCAGTGGGTAGTAGCAGAGTGGCCGTTTAAAATACCAGATTCTGCCAGGAAACACACACCGGTACCAACACCTATGATGGTGGCACCTTGCTCCCAAGCATCGCCCAAGTTTTTTGCAAGTTTGGGGTTACGCATCACAACAGGTCGAGGGTTTCTCCAAATACTTGGCACAATGATGTAATCGTAATTTTTTAGAGTTTGAAAATTAGATTGAACAGACATGCTGATGCCAATGCTAGTCTCTATTTGAGCACCATTTTCACTTAGGCAATGAATATCTAAGGGTTTGAACGCGCCTTTGTTATGCCGTTTCGCGTAAGCTTCGCCAGCTCGCAACATTTCAATAGGCAA
This genomic window from Pseudoalteromonas luteoviolacea contains:
- a CDS encoding GlxA family transcriptional regulator, whose product is MEKIKIALSLYEQLLITSITLPIEMLRAGEAYAKRHNKGAFKPLDIHCLSENGAQIETSIGISMSVQSNFQTLKNYDYIIVPSIWRNPRPVVMRNPKLAKNLGDAWEQGATIIGVGTGVCFLAESGILNGHSATTHWHYANQFTKSYPNVDLKPDYFITQSDRLYTVASLNALADVIVHLIGQFYGKDAANHVQQNFSHEIRKPYEEQRYLEGAVDRYSDEQIAAIQFWLKNNANSVESLASVAQQFDMSYRSFNRRFKTATGKTAIAYLQEVRLQQACELLASSNLSIQEIALTVGFNSQSQLSRAFKEQMNQTPSSYRKIVRKKLFS